One part of the Podarcis muralis chromosome 3, rPodMur119.hap1.1, whole genome shotgun sequence genome encodes these proteins:
- the LOC114594486 gene encoding visual pigment-like receptor peropsin isoform X3 — translation MHMETSIFECSPLYKGWMSWFGNSIVIFVLYRQRATLQPTDYLTFNLAVSDASVSVFGYSRGIIEIFNVFRDDGFLITSIWTCQVDGFLTLLFGLASINTLTVISVTRYIKGCHPDRGHCINNSNINVALFLIWIAAFFWSVAPVLGWGSYTDRMYGTCEIDWAKANFSTIYKSYIVSIFICCFFLPVSVMVFAYVSIINTVKSSHALSGAGDPTDRQRRMERSVTRVSIVICTAFITAWSPYAVISMWSAYGYSVPNLTSILASLFAKSASFYNPIIYFGMSSKFRKDILVLLHCAKEIKDPVKLKRFKNLKQKQENSPSQREEKYAPEVHPALSPDSGVGSRSNTPPPVNREVYLGAFDTPSNNPDIECDRL, via the exons ATGCACATGGAAACCTCTATCTTTGAATGcagcccactgtacaaag GTTGGATGTCTTGGTTTGGGAACAGCATTGTAATTTTTGTACTCTATAGACAGCGGGCTACCCTTCAGCCCACGGACTACTTGACATTTAACCTAGCTGTATCTGATGCCAGTGTGTCTGTCTTTGGTTATTCCCGCGGGATCATTGAAATCTTCAACGTATTCAGAGATGATGGATTTCTGATCACATCCATATGGACTTGTCAG GTTGATGGATTTCTGACACTGCTGTTTGGCCTTGCTAGCATTAACACACTCACAGTGATTAGCGTGACTCgctatataaaaggatgtcatccaGACAGAG GGCATTGTATCAACAATAGCAACATCAATGTGGCCCTTTTTCTTATATGGATAGCAGCTTTCTTCTGGTCAGTAGCTCCAGTCCTGGGATGGGGCAGTTACACAG ATCGCATGTATGGAACATGTGAAATAGACTGGGCAAAAGCTAACTTCTCAACCATCTACAAGTCTTATATAGTGTCCATTTtcatctgctgtttcttcctgccTGTGTCTGTCATGGTTTTCGCTTATGTGTCCATCATCAATACTGTCAAGTCGAGCCATGCATTAAGCGGAGCAGGTGACCCAACTGATAGACAGAGGCGAATGGAACGAAGCGTCACAAGG GTCTCCATAGTCATTTGCACAGCCTTTATCACAGCCTGGTCCCCATACGCGGTCATCTCCATGTGGTCCGCCTATGGTTACTCTGTGCCCAATTTAACCAGCATCCTCGCCAGCCTTTTTGCGAAATCTGCCAGCTTCTACAACCCCATCATCTACTTTGGAATGAGCTCCAAATTCCGGAAGGACATCCTCGTCTTGCTGCACTGTGCCAAAGAGATCAAGGACCCCGTGAAGCTCAAGCGGTTCAAGAACCTCAAGCAGAAGCAGGAGAACTCGCCTTCTCAGAGAGAGGAGAAATACGCGCCAGAAGTTCATCCTGCACTGAGTCCTGATTCTGGTGTGGGGAGTCGTTCTAACACCCCGCCCCCTGTCAACAGGGAGGTGTATCTTGGTGCTTTTGATACCCCGTCCAACAACCCTGATATCGAATGCGACAGGCTGTGA
- the LOC114594486 gene encoding visual pigment-like receptor peropsin isoform X2 — protein sequence MLCVRAVKCFLLDKGCFLQLFILSISFYFPGWMSWFGNSIVIFVLYRQRATLQPTDYLTFNLAVSDASVSVFGYSRGIIEIFNVFRDDGFLITSIWTCQVDGFLTLLFGLASINTLTVISVTRYIKGCHPDRGHCINNSNINVALFLIWIAAFFWSVAPVLGWGSYTDRMYGTCEIDWAKANFSTIYKSYIVSIFICCFFLPVSVMVFAYVSIINTVKSSHALSGAGDPTDRQRRMERSVTRVSIVICTAFITAWSPYAVISMWSAYGYSVPNLTSILASLFAKSASFYNPIIYFGMSSKFRKDILVLLHCAKEIKDPVKLKRFKNLKQKQENSPSQREEKYAPEVHPALSPDSGVGSRSNTPPPVNREVYLGAFDTPSNNPDIECDRL from the exons ATGTTGTGCGTTCGTGCTGTGAAGTGTTTCCTACTTGACAAGGGCTGCTTTTTGCAGCTTTTCATTCTAagcatttccttttattttccaGGTTGGATGTCTTGGTTTGGGAACAGCATTGTAATTTTTGTACTCTATAGACAGCGGGCTACCCTTCAGCCCACGGACTACTTGACATTTAACCTAGCTGTATCTGATGCCAGTGTGTCTGTCTTTGGTTATTCCCGCGGGATCATTGAAATCTTCAACGTATTCAGAGATGATGGATTTCTGATCACATCCATATGGACTTGTCAG GTTGATGGATTTCTGACACTGCTGTTTGGCCTTGCTAGCATTAACACACTCACAGTGATTAGCGTGACTCgctatataaaaggatgtcatccaGACAGAG GGCATTGTATCAACAATAGCAACATCAATGTGGCCCTTTTTCTTATATGGATAGCAGCTTTCTTCTGGTCAGTAGCTCCAGTCCTGGGATGGGGCAGTTACACAG ATCGCATGTATGGAACATGTGAAATAGACTGGGCAAAAGCTAACTTCTCAACCATCTACAAGTCTTATATAGTGTCCATTTtcatctgctgtttcttcctgccTGTGTCTGTCATGGTTTTCGCTTATGTGTCCATCATCAATACTGTCAAGTCGAGCCATGCATTAAGCGGAGCAGGTGACCCAACTGATAGACAGAGGCGAATGGAACGAAGCGTCACAAGG GTCTCCATAGTCATTTGCACAGCCTTTATCACAGCCTGGTCCCCATACGCGGTCATCTCCATGTGGTCCGCCTATGGTTACTCTGTGCCCAATTTAACCAGCATCCTCGCCAGCCTTTTTGCGAAATCTGCCAGCTTCTACAACCCCATCATCTACTTTGGAATGAGCTCCAAATTCCGGAAGGACATCCTCGTCTTGCTGCACTGTGCCAAAGAGATCAAGGACCCCGTGAAGCTCAAGCGGTTCAAGAACCTCAAGCAGAAGCAGGAGAACTCGCCTTCTCAGAGAGAGGAGAAATACGCGCCAGAAGTTCATCCTGCACTGAGTCCTGATTCTGGTGTGGGGAGTCGTTCTAACACCCCGCCCCCTGTCAACAGGGAGGTGTATCTTGGTGCTTTTGATACCCCGTCCAACAACCCTGATATCGAATGCGACAGGCTGTGA
- the LOC114594486 gene encoding visual pigment-like receptor peropsin isoform X1, whose protein sequence is MLAGQQAAKLLLVALDSPLPYQSRGSIERERSEVSGRQRSVSFSLQQDLEKGQVLGQKLQKMSFQSSPQAPWRNNNISFLNKDAPVSEQGEKIIGFYLLALGWMSWFGNSIVIFVLYRQRATLQPTDYLTFNLAVSDASVSVFGYSRGIIEIFNVFRDDGFLITSIWTCQVDGFLTLLFGLASINTLTVISVTRYIKGCHPDRGHCINNSNINVALFLIWIAAFFWSVAPVLGWGSYTDRMYGTCEIDWAKANFSTIYKSYIVSIFICCFFLPVSVMVFAYVSIINTVKSSHALSGAGDPTDRQRRMERSVTRVSIVICTAFITAWSPYAVISMWSAYGYSVPNLTSILASLFAKSASFYNPIIYFGMSSKFRKDILVLLHCAKEIKDPVKLKRFKNLKQKQENSPSQREEKYAPEVHPALSPDSGVGSRSNTPPPVNREVYLGAFDTPSNNPDIECDRL, encoded by the exons ATGCTAGCAGGCCAGCAGGCTGCAAAGCTGCTACTTGTCGCCTTAGATTCCCCTCTGCCTTATCAGTCTCGGGGCTCCATAGAAAGAGAGCGATCAGAGGTTTCGGGACGGCAGAGGtcggtttctttctctttgcagcagGACCTGGAGAAAGGGCAAGTTCTGGGTCAGAAACTACAGAAAATGTCTTTTCAGAGTTCCCCTCAGGCACCATGGAGAAACAACAATATCTCCTTTTTGAACAAAGACGCTCCTGTCTCAGAACAAGGAGAGAAGATCATTGGCTTCTATCTACTGGCTCTGG GTTGGATGTCTTGGTTTGGGAACAGCATTGTAATTTTTGTACTCTATAGACAGCGGGCTACCCTTCAGCCCACGGACTACTTGACATTTAACCTAGCTGTATCTGATGCCAGTGTGTCTGTCTTTGGTTATTCCCGCGGGATCATTGAAATCTTCAACGTATTCAGAGATGATGGATTTCTGATCACATCCATATGGACTTGTCAG GTTGATGGATTTCTGACACTGCTGTTTGGCCTTGCTAGCATTAACACACTCACAGTGATTAGCGTGACTCgctatataaaaggatgtcatccaGACAGAG GGCATTGTATCAACAATAGCAACATCAATGTGGCCCTTTTTCTTATATGGATAGCAGCTTTCTTCTGGTCAGTAGCTCCAGTCCTGGGATGGGGCAGTTACACAG ATCGCATGTATGGAACATGTGAAATAGACTGGGCAAAAGCTAACTTCTCAACCATCTACAAGTCTTATATAGTGTCCATTTtcatctgctgtttcttcctgccTGTGTCTGTCATGGTTTTCGCTTATGTGTCCATCATCAATACTGTCAAGTCGAGCCATGCATTAAGCGGAGCAGGTGACCCAACTGATAGACAGAGGCGAATGGAACGAAGCGTCACAAGG GTCTCCATAGTCATTTGCACAGCCTTTATCACAGCCTGGTCCCCATACGCGGTCATCTCCATGTGGTCCGCCTATGGTTACTCTGTGCCCAATTTAACCAGCATCCTCGCCAGCCTTTTTGCGAAATCTGCCAGCTTCTACAACCCCATCATCTACTTTGGAATGAGCTCCAAATTCCGGAAGGACATCCTCGTCTTGCTGCACTGTGCCAAAGAGATCAAGGACCCCGTGAAGCTCAAGCGGTTCAAGAACCTCAAGCAGAAGCAGGAGAACTCGCCTTCTCAGAGAGAGGAGAAATACGCGCCAGAAGTTCATCCTGCACTGAGTCCTGATTCTGGTGTGGGGAGTCGTTCTAACACCCCGCCCCCTGTCAACAGGGAGGTGTATCTTGGTGCTTTTGATACCCCGTCCAACAACCCTGATATCGAATGCGACAGGCTGTGA